Genomic window (Rosa chinensis cultivar Old Blush chromosome 6, RchiOBHm-V2, whole genome shotgun sequence):
aaaaaaaaaaaaaaacattcactTCATCATTGCTCACAGTCGTTAATTTACTAATATTCTAACATGGATccgaataaataaaaaatagaagtaAATTAGATTACGATTTTGTTatgaaaatataatatattttagttCTTTTATTCGTATAAATTAAATAAGAGATCTTGGttaaacttttcttttttaattggatatgtcatatataaATATTTCTTGAAAAAGAAACtagttagataagtaaatttaatactgaaattaaaatgtatgaTGAAATAAACAAGTAGGATGAATAAAAAGTGTAGAAAAGTCACTAGGTTTTCTCTCTAGCGCTGAGAAAACTCTAAGGCCGTTGTCTTGCGTGTCTGTGAAGATTAGCCTGTCCGACGGCACCCGGACATCTTGGCTGGCCTTTAGCCTCGCCGACTTGTTGCGGTCTACTGCCGGATGGGATATTGATGCTATTGCTCAGGAGATTTCATGGGAGAGGGTTTTCTGCTTGAGGTTTCGGTATGATGGTTTTTGGCGGAGGTCTCTGGGCGTCGCCTCTGAATCACGGTGGGTATTGATGCTTTGTCGGGGTTCTAGGACCGCGTAGGACGTTTGGTTCGTGGTGCTTATGATTTGGTGCGCTGCCTCTTTGGTGGTTTTGTAGTGGCGCGGACTGGTTTTGCTTGGGTCGAGGTGGCGTTGTACCATGGCAGCGTGGCGGTACGAGTCGGGGAGGCTGAGGCAACATGCATGGGGATGTGGTGGTACAGGTCTCGGAGCTGTGGCGGCGAGGTCGTGCGGCGATGCTATCTCctggtgtgagagagagagatggtgtCTGGGCTTGGGCCAGTCCAGTAATGTTGGGCCTTGAGTTTGGGCTCGTctccctttgggctgctctttAGGTTTTGGTCTTTTGGGCTGGGTTATTGATGTTTTTAGCTAGTCCAAATCCATTAATTAATTTCCCTTTGGCCCACATTATTTCTCCTTTTTTTCGGGAtcctatgttagtagctttgtttactttcaataattccctaaTTTTTTTAGGGACCATAGCTTTGGTACTTTGCCTATAGAATGATTGTTGATTCTACACATATAGGTGCAAAATTCTTTGGTGTACCGCAATTGAGCGCATTGGTACCGGGAACTTTGTCTGCTATTATTTTTAGATTAGAATTATGTTATTCTGCTAGGCTTCTGAAAAGGAGAGGAATTGTTTCAAGTGTAATGACACCTATCCTCCCTATTGGGAACTATGTACTGTGCCATTCTGGCCTGTGTTACTATGAACGAAACCattatttaactaaaaaaaaaagtatggtgaattaaagaaaatggtaggatgacaatagccgcacctttttttttttgtctgtatTGATGGTTGTAATTTAGAAAATTGAAATATTGAATAGGACAGAAAAATACATCGAGAAAAGTACGAAATTATAATACAACATTAACACGAATTACAAATGAAACTATAAGTATTTGGATTGAGATTTATCGAGTTATTGAATAGTTGTGCTACCCGACACTCAAGGGAGTAAATTGGAATATAGGCTTATAAGATCGAAGATCATTACCGACTCTTCATTTCATTATAGGGGAAGCCTTGACTTTGAACTCCCATCTtggtgttttttgttttgttttttttgataGAGATCATACAGTATCTTCAAAAGGCTTTTTAGGCCTAAAGACTAATCCATGTTAGATGATGATGTCAAAACGCTTCCTCTCTTTGACCATCAAgaatagattgagatttaaCTTCATTCGGCATTGACGGTATTTGAACTGCATGTGGGGGTATTAAACCTGACGGTATTTGAACCTGCATGCAGGGGTGGATCCAGGATTGAACCATTGGACGGGCTGggatttcttaaacaaaaatatatatatatatatatatatggagaatctcgacggtgcgagagaattttattaattttaaaaaaaggtACACCTagtgaggggggggggggggggacgtagtgagccttacccttcaaatgcatatctatacaaaactaaaaaacaaaatcaacaacaaaataaacgtgCAATGCAATACAAGAACCTAAACTAACTAAATCTAACTCTGCGAGTTCCACAAGCTTCAAACTCTTTGATCACCGATTCATTGTCAATAGATTCAGCATATTCCTTCTCAATGTGAAGGACCATACAATCACCAAGAAACTCATCTTCCATCTTGTTTCTAAGTCTATTCTTAATGATGTTCATAGCTGAAAATGCTCTTTCAGTGGTCGCCGTAGAAACAGGCATAGTCAAAACTAGACAAATCAATCTATAAAGCATAGGGAAAAATTCTAACTTCCTTGTTTGAACCAACATTCTGCACAAATCAGAAATGGATTCCAAATTTTGGAACTTTGGATCACTACGCATATCTTTCTCATAATATGCACACTCTAATTCTAGAGCAAACATTTCATTATCAACAAAATCTTCAGGATAAAACTTCTTTGCAAGATTGCATGCATCTTCAATTTTAAAATTTCTGAAGTTATCACGAGGATCCAAGGTTGAACTAAATATAAGAAGTTCAGATGTTTGGTCTGAGAATCTTCTATTCAACTCACTCAACTAAAAATCAATTAAAGCATTGAAGACATCTACATGGTAATGATGCTCAACTGTAATGAAATCTCTTTGTTGGCAACGATGACCTGTACCATCCTTATAACGAGCATTCATATTAGGCATATCAATATCATGTTTTTCACAAAAAGTTTCAACATTTCTTACCAAGTCATCCCACCCTTCTTCTCTCATCTCTTGAAGAAATGATTTTGTATGTCCAACAAACTTCATAGCATGTACGAAGTCAAGAGATTTTCGCTGCAATGTCTGACAAAGAACTTCAGTAATTTTCATCAATTTGTGCATTAGAAGCAAgcagaacacaaaatcaaaagacCTCATCGCTTTAAGAACAGCCACAGCTTCTCCTTGCAATTCCAAGGGTCCTTGCTCAATTATATCATCAAGAGTTTTTTTTGTTGAACTAAACAATTCAATCAAACTCTTAATTGAACGAAAATGTGAGCTCCAGCGTGTAGCAGCAGCTCGTTGAAAACTACAAACTTGATTAGCACCAATACCTGTTTGAAGTTGGCCACAAGCTATCAAATCTGCAATTTCTTCCTTTCTCACAGCTTGTAATGCAGAATGACGCTTAGCAGAAGAATCAACAAAATTCACAATTAAACTTAAAGTTGAAAAAAATTGCCAAATCTCATACACCCCTTTAGCTGTAGCATTCAATGTCAATTGCAAGCGGTGATCAAAACAATACACATAATAAGCATAAGGACACTCTTGAAGAAACAATGCTTGTAACCCATTATAAATACCTCTCATATTGCTAGCACCATCATATCCTTGACCGCGCATATTTCTCACTTGAAGATTGTACATAGTAAGTACTTTAGAAATCTCATCTTTAAGAGTTTGTGAGGTAGTGTTAGGAACACTCACAATCTTAAAAAATCGTTCTCGAATAAAACCTTGACAATCAAAAAACCTCAAAATAATGGCCATTTATTCCTTACTAGATGTATTTACTGCTTCATCAACAAGAATACAATATTTGGAATCTCTAACTTCTTCACGTATCTTGTTCCTCACTTTATTACCAAGAATATTTAGAAGCTGCTTTTGAATTGATGGACTAATGTACTTGGCATTTCCGGGAGCATTTCCCAAAACAACTCTCTCAACCTCTACACTCATTCTTGAAAAAGATTTTATGACTTCTCTAAAATATCCCGCATTCAATGAGTTTTCAGTTTCATCATGGCCTCTAAAAGGAgcttcttgattagctagcaaTCTTACACTTTCTATTGAAGCCTTAAGCCTCAATCGATTGTCCTCTATATCCTTACTAGATTTTGACTGAAAAACTGTTTCAATTTGTTTGGTAGGATTTCTTAATAAATCCCATTTTTGCATTGCAGCATGATGGGGAGAATTAAGGCCTCCTACATGCTTCGTCAACACATTATCACCACCAGAAACCCTCTTCCAAGCCTTAAACCCATCAACGGTGAATGCTGGATAGTGAGAATCTTTAGTATCAAATATAAAACAAGGGAAGCAATACGCCCTATCAAGAGCAATTGAATATTCAAGCCATGGATTGTCCTTGAACCAAAAAAACTGAAATCTACGTTGTTGACTCCCTTCTTCAGTGAATGGAAATTCTAACTCAGGTTGAAATGGACCCAACAAAACATAGGCTTTTCGAATACTATCACGCTCATTCACTGGATATTTCCATATGGCACAACGTAATCCAGGATCACGTTCAAGAGCGTTGATATTATTTTGTGGTTCAGGAATGGAAGGTTGGGGTTCAACATCAATATTTGGAGAGGATATGGAAGGTTCAGAAACCACATTTGAACTTGACGACTTAACATTTGTTCTTTTAAACCATGAGTCAATGAATTTTGATCGCTTCGGTTTTGGCTCATGATTTGACATTTTACTCTAACACctataaattaagaaattaactTTGAATCAACTACTTTTCATAATAactaatttaacaaaaataaaaaaaccacaATATAAGCCACAATTTTATATGCACTTATCGATGcacaaagaaaggaaaagaaaaaagcaccTCAGAAAACAGTAGACTCAAGCAGAGCTTTTGCCATTCACTTAATCCCTTTGTGTTTCACATTTTACTCCTGAGTCTTGTTTGAAGTACAAAGACACAAAGTTGATTAGCACAACACTTTAATTAAACCCAAACTTGCTTAGTGAGCATCGTTATACAACTTGATTAAACAACCCAAACTTGATTACTCATTAGCACAACAATTGTTGCCTTATATTTTAATTAAATCCACTtgataagtattgaaatcaaataatcaattaaacatttaaacccaCAAGGCCACAACAATTGCACAGCAGAATTGCAGAAATAACTCAAAGAAGACCCACACATCAATCAACAGAATTGCAGAATTGCAGAAATCCAATCTGATGGaccttgataagttttgaaaacaatcaattaatcaaacccacatcaattaaacaataaattgCAGAAGAAGAGAATGCCCAGACCAAGAGAAATAGAGAATCTAACCGGCTGACCGCAACCTTCATTAGTTCATTCTTCAATGAGTTCAATCCACGAAATCTTCAATCCAATACAACCTACGAACatgaatttcacatcaatccttatTCCTTAACCCTATAACttgccccaaattggattgattcaattaaacaaaatcttacATTGAATTCTTTACCCAAATTGAAGAGGGAGAGTAACTGAGTAAGAGAAGTAGATCCACCCCTGAGAGAAGTGAGAGACGAACTGGAGAACTGGAGATGAACTGGACTAGAGCTCGAGAAGTAGATCCGCCcttgagagagtgagagacgaACTGGAGAATCGAGAAGTCGAAGTCCTCTCTGAGAGAAGTGGAGAAGCCAAGAATGGCAGAACTGCAGCCTGCAGGagtttagaggaggaggagccggagagagtgagagacgaACTGGAGAATCGAGAAGTCGAAGTCGAGT
Coding sequences:
- the LOC112171435 gene encoding uncharacterized protein LOC112171435 produces the protein MAIILRFFDCQGFIRERFFKIVSVPNTTSQTLKDEISKVLTMYNLQVRNMRGQGYDGASNMRGIYNGLQALFLQECPYAYYVYCFDHRLQLTLNATAKGVYEIWQFFSTLSLIVNFVDSSAKRHSALQAVRKEEIADLIACGQLQTGIGANQVCSFQRAAATRWSSHFRSIKSLIELFSSTKKTLDDIIEQGPLELQGEAVAVLKAMRSFDFVFCLLLMHKLMKITEVLCQTLQRKSLDFVHAMKFVGHTKSFLQEMREEGWDDLLSELNRRFSDQTSELLIFSSTLDPRDNFRNFKIEDACNLAKKFYPEDFVDNEMFALELECAYYEKDMRSDPKFQNLESISDLCRMLVQTRKLEFFPMLYRLICLVLTMPVSTATTERAFSAMNIIKNRLRNKMEDEFLGDCMVLHIEKEYAESIDNESVIKEFEACGTRRVRFS
- the LOC112171436 gene encoding uncharacterized protein LOC112171436, whose translation is MSNHEPKPKRSKFIDSWFKRTNVKSSSSNVVSEPSISSPNIDVEPQPSIPEPQNNINALERDPGLRCAIWKYPVNERDSIRKAYVLLGPFQPELEFPFTEEGSQQRRFQFFWFKDNPWLEYSIALDRAYCFPCFIFDTKDSHYPAFTVDGFKAWKRVSGGDNVLTKHVGGLNSPHHAAMQKWDLLRNPTKQIETVFQSKSSKDIEDNRLRLKASIESVRLLANQEAPFRGHDETENSLNAGYFREVIKSFSRMSVEVERVVLGNAPGNAKYISPSIQKQLLNILGNKVRNKIREEVRDSKYCILVDEAVNTSSKE